In a genomic window of Halobiforma lacisalsi AJ5:
- a CDS encoding TrkH family potassium uptake protein, with translation MRMQYRTVGRDLGRILQIVSLMLLVSVLIAAINGELYAIPAFVASAIVVGGLGLGLARRYRSAPEPGKLEAMVTAATAWGAVGLLGSLPFLFVAWTIALDPYPAWANTPAMTDTVAVFLRPVHGVFESISGFTSTGLTMAVVEEELPRSIHWWRSFTEWIGGVGVIVLTVAILARPGSGSLTLFESEARSEKIHPSIVSTVTEIWKIYLGFTLAGIVLFLVAGMPPWDALNHAMTGISTGGFSVHADSIGHYGSPAIEYAVIPVMVAGSIAFPIHYLILKGEVSNFYRDIQTRWVFVWFTAGSLLLTGLLAVNGQYDTLEETFRIGLFQFVSATSNAGFGTATLGGGTERVWTAGPTFLLCLGMLTGAAAGSTVGGLKLVRVLVLLKGTVWQIRSVFVPETAVRHLRLGARSLDKTQVEREYTEAAVVFVLWILFLMLGVAVFLWTLPPSYPAEYVIFDVMSAQSTVGLDTGITGPDMPEAAKVVLIFNMWVGRLEIIPVAVLLGTVLERLNLYR, from the coding sequence ATGAGAATGCAGTATCGAACGGTCGGGCGCGACCTCGGCCGTATCCTGCAGATCGTCTCGCTCATGTTGCTCGTCTCCGTCCTGATCGCCGCGATCAACGGCGAGCTCTACGCGATCCCGGCGTTCGTCGCCTCCGCCATAGTGGTCGGCGGGCTCGGCCTGGGGCTTGCACGCCGTTATCGATCAGCCCCGGAACCCGGGAAACTCGAGGCGATGGTGACGGCGGCCACCGCCTGGGGGGCCGTCGGCCTGCTGGGCAGTCTCCCTTTCCTCTTCGTCGCCTGGACGATCGCGCTCGATCCCTACCCCGCGTGGGCGAATACACCAGCCATGACCGACACGGTCGCCGTCTTCCTCCGGCCGGTACACGGCGTCTTCGAGAGCATTAGTGGGTTCACCAGCACCGGACTGACGATGGCGGTCGTCGAGGAGGAGCTTCCCCGCTCGATCCACTGGTGGCGGTCGTTCACCGAGTGGATCGGCGGCGTCGGCGTCATCGTGTTGACCGTCGCGATCCTCGCCCGTCCCGGCAGTGGTTCGCTCACGCTGTTCGAGAGCGAGGCCCGCTCCGAGAAGATCCACCCGAGCATCGTCTCGACGGTCACGGAAATCTGGAAGATCTACCTCGGGTTCACGCTCGCCGGGATCGTCCTCTTTCTCGTCGCCGGCATGCCGCCGTGGGACGCGCTCAACCACGCGATGACCGGCATCTCCACGGGCGGGTTCTCCGTTCATGCGGATTCGATCGGCCACTACGGTAGCCCGGCCATCGAGTACGCGGTCATCCCGGTGATGGTCGCCGGCAGCATCGCGTTTCCGATCCACTACCTGATCCTCAAAGGCGAAGTCTCGAACTTCTATCGGGACATCCAGACACGCTGGGTGTTCGTCTGGTTTACTGCCGGCTCGCTCCTGCTAACGGGGCTTCTCGCCGTCAACGGTCAGTACGACACGCTCGAAGAGACGTTCCGGATCGGCCTGTTCCAGTTCGTCTCGGCGACGTCGAACGCCGGGTTCGGCACGGCGACGCTCGGCGGTGGGACCGAACGGGTCTGGACCGCCGGGCCGACGTTCCTGCTCTGTCTCGGGATGCTCACCGGCGCGGCAGCGGGATCGACCGTCGGCGGCCTCAAACTCGTTCGGGTCCTCGTCCTGCTCAAGGGGACCGTCTGGCAGATCAGGAGCGTCTTCGTCCCCGAGACTGCGGTTCGACACCTCCGCCTGGGGGCGCGCTCGCTCGACAAAACCCAGGTCGAACGAGAGTACACTGAGGCGGCGGTCGTGTTCGTCCTCTGGATCCTCTTTCTCATGCTGGGGGTCGCCGTCTTCCTGTGGACCCTGCCACCGTCCTACCCGGCCGAGTACGTGATCTTCGACGTGATGAGTGCACAGAGTACCGTCGGGCTCGACACCGGGATCACCGGGCCCGACATGCCCGAGGCGGCGAAGGTGGTACTGATCTTCAACATGTGGGTCGGCCGTCTCGAGATCATCCCAGTGGCGGTGCTGCTGGGGACGGTTCTCGAGCGGTTGAACCTCTATCGATGA
- a CDS encoding potassium channel family protein: MYLIVVGAGDTGSYLVERAVNDGNDVVVIEQNEARANAASAEYDCLVLHDDARNHSTLRDAGIDRADAVISTTDVDSTNIMVMLLAEEHDVPNLVSVVHDPENLPVFEKIGATLIENPQHLIADTLYHSVRYPTVSDFIELDEETELVELTVTDDAPMAGQRLDAAIDSGSLPEGSLVVALERDGEIRAPKGNTRIQAGDQVTVFTDDASLTDAVAAFTDDRA, translated from the coding sequence ATGTACCTGATCGTCGTCGGCGCGGGTGACACCGGTTCGTATCTGGTCGAACGCGCGGTAAACGACGGAAACGATGTCGTCGTCATCGAACAGAACGAAGCGAGGGCCAACGCCGCATCCGCCGAGTACGACTGTCTCGTGTTGCACGACGACGCCAGAAATCACTCGACGCTCAGGGACGCGGGGATCGACCGGGCCGACGCCGTGATCTCCACGACGGACGTCGACTCGACCAACATCATGGTGATGTTGCTCGCGGAGGAACACGACGTACCGAACCTCGTCAGCGTCGTCCACGATCCGGAGAACCTCCCGGTCTTCGAGAAGATCGGTGCCACCCTGATCGAGAACCCCCAGCACCTGATCGCCGACACGCTTTACCACTCTGTGCGATATCCGACCGTCAGTGACTTCATCGAACTCGACGAGGAGACCGAACTGGTCGAACTCACTGTCACCGACGATGCGCCGATGGCCGGCCAGCGGCTCGACGCAGCGATCGACTCGGGGTCGCTCCCTGAAGGGAGTCTCGTCGTCGCCCTCGAGCGGGACGGCGAGATCCGCGCGCCGAAGGGTAATACCCGGATACAGGCGGGCGACCAGGTGACGGTGTTCACCGACGACGCCTCGCTGACAGACGCCGTCGCGGCGTTTACCGACGATCGGGCATGA
- a CDS encoding oxidoreductase, translating into MGWTADDIPDQTERTAVVTGANSGIGLETARELARNGATVVMACRSEGRGREAVRDIHDDVPDADLRLEACDLADLESVRAFVGRIADERIDALINNAGTMAIPRSETEDGFETQFGVNHLGHFALTGLLLESLATDAGDPARVVTVSSGLHERGEIDFDDLHGERSYDPWDAYGQSKLANVLFAYELERRFRTADTNAISVAVHPGYADTKLQYRGIEREEGLGRWLRLAGRRVSNAVLAQSAEKGALPTLYAATAPDVEGGAYYGPGGLMNMRGAPERQSSAEASYDRKTARRLWRVSAELTGVRYDLPRPAAVEIEEPTDVEADLRG; encoded by the coding sequence ATGGGTTGGACCGCCGACGACATCCCCGACCAGACCGAACGCACCGCCGTCGTCACTGGTGCGAACAGCGGTATCGGCCTCGAGACGGCCCGCGAACTCGCACGTAACGGCGCGACCGTCGTCATGGCCTGCCGCAGCGAAGGACGCGGCCGGGAGGCAGTCCGGGATATTCACGACGACGTGCCCGATGCCGACCTTCGGCTCGAGGCCTGTGACCTCGCAGACCTCGAGTCGGTCCGCGCGTTCGTCGGCCGGATCGCCGACGAGCGGATCGACGCCCTGATCAACAACGCGGGGACGATGGCCATCCCTCGTTCCGAGACCGAGGACGGGTTCGAGACGCAGTTCGGCGTCAACCACCTCGGACACTTCGCGCTCACCGGACTGCTCCTCGAGTCGCTGGCGACGGACGCCGGGGACCCGGCGCGAGTCGTCACCGTTTCGAGCGGCCTCCACGAACGCGGCGAGATCGACTTCGACGACCTCCACGGCGAGCGGTCGTACGACCCCTGGGACGCCTACGGGCAGTCGAAACTCGCCAACGTTCTCTTCGCCTACGAACTCGAGCGGCGGTTCCGGACGGCCGACACGAACGCGATCAGCGTTGCCGTCCATCCGGGCTATGCCGACACGAAACTGCAGTACCGCGGGATCGAACGCGAAGAGGGACTGGGACGGTGGCTCCGCCTGGCGGGCAGACGGGTGTCGAACGCCGTGCTCGCCCAGTCGGCCGAGAAGGGAGCGTTGCCGACGCTGTACGCCGCGACCGCGCCCGACGTCGAGGGGGGCGCGTACTACGGCCCGGGCGGTCTCATGAACATGCGCGGCGCACCCGAGCGACAGTCCTCCGCCGAAGCGTCGTACGATCGTAAAACGGCCCGTCGTCTGTGGCGCGTCTCCGCCGAACTGACCGGGGTGCGCTACGATCTCCCCCGCCCGGCCGCAGTCGAAATCGAGGAACCGACCGATGTGGAAGCGGATCTTCGAGGGTGA
- a CDS encoding bifunctional metallophosphatase/5'-nucleotidase produces the protein MYAVEADGDLRPKRPDEIDRECGCGCAHTRREFMVGVTAAGIAGVGLASGTGTVGASDSALEGASDDTVTIVHDLHSHSEIGEPDGPNIARYRRVVQEQLGDRDDALFLANGDELGSSTISFFTEGAHKVEFMNDMDLAAAGVGNHDFDYGVDVAEQRFRDSEFPWLNSALYTDEGDLLPGTQRYTTFEVGDLTVGVFNVVLRGFHGITDYPDEYEQRDPVETAREMTTLLRDREDADVVVCSSHTPHETHFELAEKVDGLDAIFGSHSHYTMDAAEIHEGTVISEIGYAYFHLGVMTLDENGDLVSWERIDLDGGVDPDPEFQRRIEAQYEELEDELERSVGETAVELDTSGSVTYGREARIGNLITDVMLDAHDDAEVAFQNGGGIRTNTTYGPGELTAGDVLSILPFGNEIVVFEATGSEIERVLENRIGVLPDNAFGAQQGQQVAGLQYEWTGHEEPEIGDVYVDGDPLEPDETYVVSTTDYLKDIAGAYEPFRDAPVIWESGTALGPAVMEYLEEHSPVEPKLEDRILRVDEDLGTQGAVSRRRGETRLRFDVPEGASDVADASAFVGLARGDDVTDGEFDLDPTSVEVDGDDLWIGYDTGALQRFVARTDLEEIRVFGAFDPDPEHYGYTDPDGSLLELPVAAAYDRFRLKATVDISSPSLRPN, from the coding sequence GTGTACGCGGTCGAGGCGGACGGTGATCTGCGACCGAAGCGTCCGGACGAGATCGACCGGGAGTGTGGCTGTGGATGCGCCCACACCCGCCGCGAGTTCATGGTGGGGGTGACCGCGGCCGGCATCGCCGGAGTGGGACTCGCGTCCGGTACTGGGACGGTCGGCGCGTCCGACTCCGCCCTCGAGGGGGCGTCGGACGACACGGTCACTATCGTCCACGACCTCCACAGCCACAGCGAGATCGGCGAACCCGACGGGCCGAACATCGCCCGTTACCGGCGCGTCGTCCAGGAGCAACTCGGCGACCGCGACGACGCCCTCTTCCTCGCGAACGGCGACGAACTCGGCTCCTCGACGATCTCGTTTTTCACCGAGGGCGCACACAAGGTCGAGTTCATGAACGACATGGACCTCGCCGCCGCCGGCGTCGGAAACCACGACTTCGACTACGGGGTCGACGTCGCCGAGCAGCGGTTCCGGGACAGCGAATTCCCCTGGCTGAACTCGGCGCTGTACACCGACGAGGGCGACCTCCTTCCGGGTACCCAGCGGTACACGACCTTCGAGGTCGGGGACCTCACGGTCGGCGTCTTCAACGTCGTCCTGCGTGGGTTCCACGGCATCACGGACTATCCCGACGAGTACGAGCAGCGGGACCCGGTCGAGACCGCCCGCGAGATGACGACGCTGCTCCGGGACCGAGAGGACGCGGACGTCGTCGTCTGCTCGTCACACACCCCTCACGAGACCCACTTCGAACTCGCCGAGAAGGTCGACGGGCTCGACGCGATCTTCGGCTCGCACTCCCACTACACGATGGACGCCGCGGAGATCCACGAGGGTACCGTCATCAGCGAGATCGGGTACGCGTACTTCCACCTCGGCGTGATGACGTTGGACGAGAACGGCGACCTCGTCAGTTGGGAGCGGATCGACCTCGACGGCGGCGTCGATCCCGACCCCGAGTTCCAGCGCCGTATCGAGGCCCAGTACGAGGAACTCGAGGACGAACTCGAGCGGTCGGTCGGGGAGACCGCGGTCGAACTCGACACGTCCGGCTCCGTTACGTACGGCCGCGAGGCCCGGATCGGGAACCTCATCACGGACGTCATGCTCGACGCACACGACGACGCCGAAGTCGCTTTCCAGAACGGGGGCGGGATCCGGACGAATACGACCTACGGGCCGGGCGAACTCACCGCAGGCGACGTCCTGAGCATCCTCCCGTTCGGCAACGAGATCGTCGTCTTCGAGGCTACCGGTTCGGAGATCGAACGAGTACTCGAGAACCGGATCGGCGTCCTCCCCGACAACGCGTTCGGTGCCCAGCAGGGCCAGCAGGTCGCCGGCCTCCAGTACGAGTGGACCGGCCACGAGGAACCCGAGATCGGCGACGTCTACGTCGACGGCGATCCGCTCGAGCCCGACGAGACCTACGTCGTCTCGACGACCGACTATCTGAAGGACATCGCGGGCGCGTACGAGCCGTTCCGCGATGCGCCGGTCATCTGGGAGTCAGGCACCGCCCTCGGGCCGGCCGTCATGGAGTACCTCGAGGAACACAGCCCCGTCGAGCCGAAACTCGAGGACCGCATCCTTCGGGTCGACGAGGACCTCGGCACCCAGGGGGCGGTCTCCCGCCGCCGCGGGGAGACGCGACTCCGGTTCGACGTTCCGGAGGGAGCGAGCGACGTCGCGGACGCGTCGGCGTTCGTTGGACTGGCACGGGGCGACGACGTGACCGACGGCGAGTTCGACCTCGATCCGACGAGCGTCGAGGTAGACGGCGACGACCTCTGGATCGGCTACGATACCGGCGCTCTCCAGCGGTTCGTCGCCCGGACCGACCTCGAGGAGATCCGGGTCTTCGGCGCGTTCGATCCCGATCCGGAGCACTACGGGTACACCGACCCCGACGGCTCCCTCCTCGAGTTGCCCGTCGCGGCGGCGTACGACCGGTTCAGGCTGAAAGCGACCGTCGATATCTCGTCGCCCTCGCTGCGGCCGAACTGA
- a CDS encoding peptidylprolyl isomerase encodes MGDLTATLHTSKGDIDVELYDERAPRTVENFVGLATGEKSWTDPETGEEVDGEPLYDDVLFHRIIEDFMIQTGDPTGTGRGGPGYQFDDEFHDELRHDDAGILSMANSGPDTNGSQFFITLDAQPHLDGRHAVFGKVTDGMDVVREIGSVDTDANDRPSEDVLLESVTVHDE; translated from the coding sequence ATGGGAGACCTTACTGCAACCCTGCACACGAGCAAGGGCGACATCGACGTCGAACTCTACGACGAGCGCGCCCCCCGGACCGTCGAGAACTTCGTCGGCCTCGCGACGGGCGAGAAATCCTGGACCGACCCCGAGACGGGCGAGGAAGTCGACGGCGAACCGCTGTACGACGACGTCCTCTTCCACCGCATCATCGAGGACTTCATGATCCAGACCGGCGACCCGACGGGCACGGGCCGTGGCGGCCCCGGCTACCAGTTCGACGACGAGTTCCACGACGAACTCCGTCACGACGACGCGGGCATCCTCTCGATGGCCAACTCCGGTCCCGACACCAACGGCTCGCAGTTCTTCATCACGCTGGACGCCCAGCCCCACCTCGACGGCCGCCACGCCGTCTTCGGGAAGGTCACCGACGGGATGGACGTCGTCCGCGAGATCGGTTCGGTCGACACCGACGCCAACGACCGCCCGTCCGAGGACGTGTTGCTCGAGTCGGTGACGGTCCACGACGAGTAA
- a CDS encoding succinylglutamate desuccinylase/aspartoacylase family protein, translated as MDGTHTAETVTLARLPSGVELETTVHVYRGDQNGPTLYVQAAQHGREINGTEVLRRFHERLPLESLSGTVVAVPVANPLTFDRVSYTTPEILDSVNPNMNRVWPGDAEGTLHQRMAASLWEYAGEADAIVDLHTGSPDMLPHVVFREGDERSRELAAAYGTDLLLSERADEDASEEWHRRGFAGKLRVAAADEGIPSITPELAHNKQILEDVVELGVEGLLNVLRHLEMLPGDPPAETPPVARNHLGQVTAEDSGLFRPAPSLEVGMDVESGDRIGTLYDPATFEPIQEAAADRDGVLYALTQEATVVAGDKLANVGLILEE; from the coding sequence ATGGACGGGACCCACACGGCCGAAACCGTGACCCTCGCGCGACTCCCCTCGGGCGTCGAACTCGAGACGACCGTGCACGTCTACCGCGGCGACCAGAACGGCCCCACCCTCTACGTGCAGGCTGCCCAGCACGGCCGCGAGATCAACGGGACGGAAGTCCTGCGGCGCTTCCACGAGCGACTGCCGCTCGAGTCGCTGTCGGGAACCGTCGTCGCCGTCCCCGTCGCCAACCCGCTGACCTTCGATCGGGTCTCGTACACGACGCCGGAGATACTCGACAGCGTCAACCCGAACATGAACCGGGTCTGGCCAGGCGACGCCGAGGGGACCCTCCACCAGCGGATGGCCGCCTCGCTCTGGGAATACGCGGGCGAGGCCGACGCGATTGTCGACCTCCACACGGGCAGCCCGGACATGCTCCCGCACGTGGTCTTCCGCGAGGGCGACGAACGGTCCCGCGAGCTCGCCGCGGCCTACGGTACCGACCTCCTGCTCTCCGAACGAGCCGACGAGGACGCCTCCGAGGAGTGGCACCGCCGCGGCTTCGCTGGCAAACTCCGCGTCGCGGCCGCCGACGAGGGAATCCCGTCGATCACGCCCGAACTGGCTCACAACAAGCAGATCCTCGAGGACGTCGTCGAACTCGGCGTCGAGGGATTGTTGAACGTCCTGCGTCACCTCGAGATGCTGCCGGGCGATCCGCCCGCGGAGACGCCGCCCGTCGCCCGGAACCACCTCGGGCAGGTCACCGCCGAGGACTCCGGACTCTTCCGGCCGGCGCCGTCGCTCGAGGTGGGCATGGACGTCGAGTCGGGCGACCGGATCGGCACGCTGTACGATCCGGCGACGTTCGAACCGATCCAGGAGGCCGCCGCCGACCGCGACGGGGTCCTGTACGCGCTCACCCAGGAGGCGACCGTCGTCGCAGGCGACAAACTGGCGAACGTCGGGCTGATTCTGGAAGAGTAG
- a CDS encoding SDR family NAD(P)-dependent oxidoreductase, whose amino-acid sequence MRLEDRTVVITGAASGIGRATAERCAEEGARVVVTDIDSDGGEAVADAIEADGGEAVFYDLDVTDADQFHAVVEEVAESYGLDVLVNNAGTGHPGASLENVDDSIRDFVIDVNVKGVWNGCHAALPRMKEQGHGSIVNVGSLASILGLPKQAAYSMTKGAVLNLTRAVAAEAGPYGVRANTVCPGFTDTQLLEQYLAQRDDPEKAREEMAEEYPLKRLADPEEIANAILFLASEEASFVSGHGLVVDGGFSTC is encoded by the coding sequence ATGCGACTCGAGGATCGGACGGTCGTGATCACGGGTGCAGCGTCGGGAATCGGTCGAGCAACCGCCGAGCGGTGCGCCGAGGAGGGCGCCCGCGTCGTCGTAACGGACATCGACTCGGACGGGGGCGAGGCGGTCGCCGACGCGATCGAAGCCGACGGCGGCGAAGCGGTCTTCTACGACCTCGACGTGACCGACGCCGACCAGTTCCACGCGGTCGTCGAGGAGGTCGCCGAGAGCTACGGACTCGACGTGCTGGTCAACAACGCCGGCACGGGCCATCCAGGGGCCAGCCTCGAGAACGTCGACGACTCGATCCGCGACTTCGTCATCGACGTGAACGTCAAGGGCGTCTGGAACGGCTGTCACGCGGCCTTACCGCGAATGAAGGAGCAGGGCCACGGATCGATCGTCAACGTCGGTTCGCTGGCGAGCATCCTCGGACTCCCGAAACAGGCGGCCTACTCGATGACCAAGGGAGCGGTGTTGAACCTGACCCGTGCCGTCGCCGCCGAGGCAGGCCCCTACGGCGTCCGCGCGAACACGGTCTGTCCGGGCTTTACCGACACGCAACTGCTCGAGCAGTACCTCGCCCAGCGGGACGACCCCGAGAAAGCCCGCGAGGAGATGGCCGAGGAGTATCCGCTGAAGCGACTCGCCGACCCCGAGGAGATCGCGAACGCGATCCTGTTCCTGGCGAGCGAGGAGGCGTCGTTCGTCAGCGGTCACGGACTGGTCGTCGACGGCGGCTTCTCGACGTGTTGA
- a CDS encoding archaea-specific SMC-related protein, whose translation MATQERITRQATLRARNIGGIDETTVELESGVTVLAGRNATNRTSLLQAFMAALGGEYASLKADADEGEAVLELDDETYRRTLRRSGGTTVMGGEPYLEDAELADLFAFLLESNPARRAVTTGDDLREIILRPVDTDEIEAEITRLTAEKDQINDELERLETIQTDLPELERQRTTLQDRIEEKRAELEEVKEAIENAESEIERRQDDQNELEEKLSELRERRSDLEDVRFDLETERESLAALRDEREELEADREDLPDVESLDREAIDEEIDRLQRQSQEIDGVVSQLQSIVQFNEEMLEGSHPEIRELLADETDGESAEAVTEQLLEDEETVQCWTCGSEVRRSEIESTIDRLRSLQEEKLSERDELEERIQSLRSDRREIDQARRKRERIEDRLEDVTDEIDRRERRLEELTDRRDELESEIDELESEAADLEDQSESGSESESDDETEETDDGSLLELNRRANELEFSLGRLERDLETTTDEIEEIESALEERERLEERREEIREDLEELRTRIDRIEREAVESFNEHMDAVLEVLEYDNIDRIWIERVGETVREGRRTVERTAFDLHIVRSTEDGQTYEDTIDHLSESEREVTGLIFALAGYLVHEVYDDVPFMLLDSLEALDSNRIAALVEYFREYTDFLVVALLPEDAEAIDDSHERITEI comes from the coding sequence ATGGCGACACAGGAGCGTATCACTCGACAGGCGACGTTGCGGGCCCGTAATATCGGGGGTATCGACGAAACTACGGTCGAACTCGAGTCGGGCGTCACCGTCCTGGCCGGCCGCAACGCGACGAACCGAACGTCGCTGTTGCAGGCGTTCATGGCGGCGCTCGGCGGCGAGTATGCCTCGCTGAAGGCCGACGCCGACGAAGGGGAAGCCGTCCTCGAACTCGACGACGAGACCTACCGGCGGACCCTGCGTCGCAGCGGCGGCACGACCGTCATGGGCGGCGAACCCTACCTCGAGGACGCCGAACTCGCGGATCTGTTCGCGTTTCTCCTCGAATCCAATCCGGCCCGCCGGGCGGTGACGACCGGCGACGACCTCCGGGAGATCATCCTGCGGCCCGTCGACACCGACGAGATCGAGGCCGAGATCACGCGGCTGACCGCCGAAAAGGACCAGATCAACGACGAACTCGAGCGTCTCGAGACGATCCAGACCGACCTCCCGGAACTGGAACGCCAGCGGACGACCCTGCAGGACCGGATCGAGGAGAAGCGAGCCGAACTCGAGGAGGTCAAGGAGGCCATCGAGAACGCCGAATCCGAGATCGAGCGCCGACAGGACGACCAGAACGAACTCGAGGAGAAACTGAGCGAACTCCGCGAGCGACGCTCCGATCTCGAGGACGTCCGCTTCGATCTCGAGACGGAACGGGAGAGCCTGGCCGCCCTGCGTGACGAACGCGAGGAACTCGAGGCCGATCGCGAAGACCTGCCGGACGTAGAATCGCTCGACCGCGAGGCCATCGACGAAGAGATCGACCGGCTCCAGCGCCAGTCCCAGGAGATCGACGGCGTCGTCAGCCAGCTCCAGAGCATCGTCCAGTTCAACGAGGAGATGCTCGAGGGATCCCACCCCGAGATCCGCGAGCTGCTCGCCGACGAAACCGACGGAGAGAGCGCCGAGGCAGTGACCGAACAGCTCCTCGAGGACGAGGAGACGGTGCAGTGCTGGACTTGCGGCAGCGAAGTCCGGCGGTCCGAGATCGAGTCGACAATCGATCGGCTGCGCTCGCTCCAGGAGGAGAAACTCTCCGAGCGCGACGAACTTGAGGAGCGGATCCAGTCGCTCCGGTCCGACCGCCGCGAGATCGATCAGGCACGTCGGAAACGCGAACGGATCGAGGACCGCCTCGAGGACGTCACCGACGAGATCGATCGCCGCGAGCGTCGCCTCGAGGAGTTGACCGACCGTCGCGACGAGCTCGAGTCCGAGATCGACGAGCTCGAGTCCGAAGCCGCCGACCTCGAGGACCAGTCCGAGTCCGGGTCCGAGTCCGAGTCCGACGACGAGACGGAGGAGACGGACGACGGAAGCCTGCTGGAACTCAACCGGCGCGCGAACGAACTCGAGTTCTCGCTCGGGCGACTGGAGCGCGATCTGGAGACGACGACCGATGAGATCGAGGAGATCGAGTCGGCACTCGAGGAACGCGAGCGCCTAGAGGAGCGCCGCGAGGAGATCCGCGAGGACCTCGAGGAACTGCGCACCCGGATCGACCGGATCGAACGCGAGGCCGTCGAGTCGTTCAACGAGCACATGGACGCCGTGCTCGAGGTCCTCGAGTACGACAATATCGATCGCATCTGGATCGAACGCGTCGGCGAGACGGTCCGGGAGGGCCGCCGTACGGTCGAGCGGACGGCGTTCGACCTCCACATCGTCCGCAGCACCGAGGACGGCCAGACCTACGAGGACACGATCGACCACCTGAGCGAGAGCGAACGCGAGGTCACCGGGCTGATCTTCGCGCTCGCGGGCTATCTCGTCCACGAGGTCTACGACGACGTCCCGTTCATGCTGCTCGACTCGCTCGAGGCACTGGACTCGAACCGGATCGCCGCGCTGGTCGAGTACTTCCGGGAGTACACCGACTTCCTCGTCGTCGCCTTGCTCCCCGAGGACGCCGAAGCCATCGACGACTCCCACGAACGCATCACGGAGATCTGA
- the rdfA gene encoding rod-determining factor RdfA has protein sequence MADSNANGSPGPKPKVARLIEKYSLEGVGTDLEARWTRDENRESLRSLADWFNERLVRAALSDAGIDTIAEDTSHLYDLLCGETGSRGERTQVERRLERAGVDVETLTDEFVSYGAIRSYLTGYRDASPPAADDGDADGDRETVARTIEGLRQRTVSVTESNLERLRETDRLEIGPHRVLVDVQVLCEACGKQYDVADLLESGACDCFASSSGE, from the coding sequence ATGGCCGACTCGAACGCGAACGGGAGTCCCGGACCGAAACCCAAGGTCGCCCGCCTCATCGAGAAGTACAGCCTCGAGGGCGTCGGCACCGACCTCGAGGCGCGGTGGACCCGTGACGAGAACCGGGAGAGCCTGCGGTCGCTCGCCGACTGGTTCAACGAGCGGCTGGTTCGTGCGGCGCTTTCCGACGCCGGGATCGATACGATCGCCGAGGACACGTCCCACCTCTACGACCTCCTGTGTGGCGAGACTGGCAGCAGGGGAGAACGAACGCAAGTCGAACGGCGACTCGAGCGAGCGGGCGTCGACGTCGAGACGCTGACCGACGAGTTCGTCTCCTATGGCGCGATCCGGAGCTATCTCACCGGCTACAGGGACGCGTCGCCGCCCGCGGCCGACGACGGCGACGCCGATGGCGATCGGGAAACCGTCGCCCGAACTATCGAGGGGCTCCGCCAGCGAACCGTCTCGGTCACCGAGAGCAATCTCGAGCGACTCCGGGAGACCGACCGGCTCGAGATCGGCCCCCACCGCGTGCTCGTGGACGTACAGGTCCTCTGTGAGGCGTGTGGCAAACAGTACGACGTCGCCGACTTGCTCGAGTCGGGGGCCTGCGACTGTTTCGCCTCCTCTTCGGGGGAGTGA